The following coding sequences lie in one Takifugu rubripes chromosome 8, fTakRub1.2, whole genome shotgun sequence genomic window:
- the LOC101070102 gene encoding myeloid-associated differentiation marker homolog: MPVSTVMLSQVFWVRLAALLFTCVAFSLAAHSANVHGGMADWCIFCWVFSFTCTLLVLLVEQFGLQARIPVSWSNFPITVACYAALLCLSASVIFPLFFLKEQGWWYADERSFRITSTIFSCLAAVAYICEVSLTKAKPGQVAGYMATVPGLLKVCQTVVACIIFILISNPVSYSHHAALEWCMAVYCICFIVSMVVVILCVGECTGFLPVPFSQFLSAYGLLAFLMYLSAVIVWPIFTFDKKYRRGGDMSKQIGVAVLTAINMLLYLADLVYTAHLVFITK, encoded by the coding sequence ATGCCGGTGTCCACGGTCATGCTCTCCCAGGTCTTCTGGGTGCGTTTAGCAGCTttgttgttcacctgtgtggCCTTCAGCTTGGCAGCGCACAGCGCCAACGTCCACGGGGGCATGGCTGACTGGTGCATCTTCTGCTGGGTGTTCAGCTTCACCTGCActctgctggtcctgctggtggaGCAGTTTGGCCTTCAGGCCCGCATCCCAGTCTCCTGGTCCAACTTCCCCATCACCGTGGCCTGCTACGCCGCcctcctctgcctgtctgcttcCGTCATCTTTCCCCTGTTCTTCCTGAAGGAGCAGGGGTGGTGGTACGCCGACGAACGCAGCTTCCGCATCACCTCCACGATCTTCTCCTGCCTGGCGGCGGTGGCCTACATCTGCGAGGTGAGCCTGACCAAGGCGAAACCCGGACAGGTGGCGGGATACATGGCCACGGTCCCGGGCCTCCTGAAGGTGTGCCAGACCGTTGTGGcctgcatcatcttcatcctgatCAGCAACCCCGTCTCCTACAGCCACCACGCGGCGCTGGAGTGGTGCATGGCCGTTTACTGCATCTGCTTCATCGTctccatggtggtggtgatcctGTGCGTGGGCGAATGCACCGGGTTTCTCCCGGTCCCCTTCTCCCAGTTCCTGTCAGCGTACGGCCTCCTGGCCTTCCTCATGTACTTGTCAGCTGTCATCGTCTGGCCCATTTTCACGTTTGACAAAAAGTACCGGCGTGGAGGCGATATGTCAAAGCAGATCGGCGTGGCAGTGCTCACCGCCATCAACATGCTGCTGTACCTCGCTGACCTGGTCTACACCGCTCACCTGGTGTTCATCACCAAGTGA